The Methanobrevibacter sp. DNA segment AATTGAAAAAAAGATTTATTACTTAGAGTTTTGGAAAGAATTTTGGTCAAGGTTTTTGGCCGAAGGCTAAAAAGCTTGTTTTATAATTTAGTCATCAGATCCATAATGGAGAAAGGCTCTCCTTCTTTTCTAACTCTTGGAGCACCACCGAATGCCGCCATTGCATTCTTTTTAAAATCTTTATTGGCTCTTCTTGAAACTTCACCGAAAATCATCTTATAGGCTTCACATTGGGGGTCAACAGCTCTTGGAGATTGAGTTGCTACAATTCCATTATAAGGACATCCTCCTCTGCAGAATTTAATGAACCTGCAATCTGCACAGTCCTCATCAACAAAACTCTTGAATTCCATCAATTTTTCCCAGGCATCGGATTTCTCCAATTCCTCCATGGAAGGCTCATCGTAAACATTTCCCATGATATATTCATCCATTCCAACAAAACGATAGCATGGATAGATTGAACCGTCATGGCCGACAGCAAGTGTGGTTCCCATGCAATCATTGAATGTGCAAAGGGTTCCCACCCTTCTGAGAGTGCTTTTTGCAATGTGGTCCAAGTCCATTATGACAAACTTATCCAAGTCATACAAGTATTTGTCTAACCAATCAATTAAGAGCTTCCCATGTTCATCTTGAGGAAGTGCCCACGGATCTGCATTGTCTCCACGCAAGGATGGCAAAGCTGCATGAATCTTTAGGTTTAAACCGTTTTGCTTAAAGAAATCATAGATTTCATCTGAGAATTCCTTTGAATATGAAGTGAAAGTACATACGAAATTAATCTGTATGCCATTGTCTGTAGCCAGTTTAACGGCTTTCATGGTCTTATCAAAGTAGCCTTCACCTCTTTGAAAATCGTTTATCTCCTTTGGACCGTCAATGCTTGTACTTACGGCAATATTGTATTTTGAGAAGAGTTTAGCCATATCCTCATCCAAAAGCCATAGATTACTTTGGAGGGAAAAACCTTCAGTTTCATGTGTGGTCGCATCATTAAGCATTGGAAGCGCCTTCTCATAGAATTCATAGCCTGCAAGCAAAGGTTCGCCACCATGGAATGTGAAATGGACAGGCTCATCTCTAAAATTGGCTAGCCACTTGACAATCTGATTGATAACATCAATATCCATCAATTCTGCATTTTCTTCAGAACCCCAACAGTAGGAACAGTTTGATGGGCATCCTAAAGTAGGTATGATCATTACATGAAAAGTCATTTAATCCCTCAAAATAGTGTATTTGCAAAGAATATCTTAAAAACGATTAAAATATTATAATTTTTTATTTAATTCACCAATCAAGTCTTTTTTCATGGTTTCCTCTTCGGACTTTTCCACATCCTTTCCGGTTTCAAAAACATATCCGCAATTGTCACATTTGAATTCCTTCAATTCAGCATGTGCATGATGATTGTCTATAAATCTTCTATGAGCAGTCTTGTCAGTAGAACCGCATTTTGGACATTTTGCCATTAAATCTTCAAATTTCATTTTATCTCTCCTTGATTTTTAAAATTTTGGAATAAAATATTTTCAATTATTATAATATTGTTTGTCATTATTAATATAATTTTAATCTTTAATATTTTCAAACAGCAATCTGAAAAATTATCTCCATAAATCATCTACAGTAATTATTTTAATAGCGTATAATTTCAAAACATGAAAAGTTTTGATAGAAAGCATCAAATTAAATAATATATAATTAAATATGATTAAAAAGATAAAAAAGTATATAAACTAAAATAATTAACTTAATAAATATATTAACACATATTTCATAAAATAATACTATAATCTTATATTATTTAATTATAATCAATAGGTTTAGACTATGACATTAGATATGCTAAAAAAAGGAACTAGTGAAAATTTTTTGCTGAAGCAAATCATTAAAAGAAATTTCACTACCAAATATAAAGATTCCGTATTGGGAATACTTTGGAGCTTTTTAAATCCATTAATCACAATGGTATTGCTAACAGCAATATTTTCTACATTCTTTACAAGAAGTATCGAGAATTTCCCTGTTTACTTTATGGCAGGCCGTTGTGTAATTGATTTCTTTAATAGTGGAACAAAAATAGCAATGAAGTCCATCAAATCCAATAGAAGTATTCTACAGAAGATCTACATTCCACGGTATATATTTGCAATAGGCGGAATATGTTCAGAATTCCTAAACTTTTTGATGTCCTTAATCGTTATGATAGCAATTATGATTGTTACTGGAGCTCCATTCTATTTAATGTCACTTTTAGCCATTATTCCAATTGCAACATTGGTCATACTCATTACAGGAGTTGGATTGATGTTAGCAATAGTATGTACCAAATTTACTGATATTGAATATCTATATAAAATCTTCACAAGCCTACTGGTATATGCATGTGCAATATTCTATCCTATGGACATTGTTCCACAACCTATCAGAGGATATATGGAACTTAATCCGGTATATGGGATTATTGCGCAATTCAGAGAATTTGTAATGTATGGAAGATTCCCTTCCCAAACAATAATGTTAACAACCATAGCATTCTCTATAATAATATTCATTATAGGAGTAATAGTGTTCGTAAAATATCAAAATAAGATCACATTAGAATTATAAATTTAAAAAGAATTTATTAAAGCCAAATAAGGAGAGATAATATGGAAAATAGAAATGAGGATAATAAAATAAAAACCAAGATCATTCCATCAGCCCATAATACATTTTCTCTCCAAGCAATTTTAAAGACTGAAACTGATGAAGCTTTGGCAAATCAGAACATTATTTGCAATACATATAATCTAAAGGAAGAAAAAATAAATTCTGAAAGATATGAAACCGACGATGAAGGCATATTTGAAATATTGTTTGATAATATTAAAGATGAAGATTTGGAAATTGAGCTTATTTTTGAAGGTAATGAAGAATACGAAAATACAACACTTATCACTTACTACTTTAAAGAATCTGAAGAAGAGAAAGAGAAAAAAGAGCTTGAAGCAAAAAAATCTGAAGAGAAAAAGGCAAAAGAAGAAAAAGCCCTTAAAAAACAAAAAAATAAGGAAAAGAAAG contains these protein-coding regions:
- a CDS encoding TIGR04165 family Cys-rich peptide, with product MKFEDLMAKCPKCGSTDKTAHRRFIDNHHAHAELKEFKCDNCGYVFETGKDVEKSEEETMKKDLIGELNKKL
- a CDS encoding ABC transporter permease; the encoded protein is MTLDMLKKGTSENFLLKQIIKRNFTTKYKDSVLGILWSFLNPLITMVLLTAIFSTFFTRSIENFPVYFMAGRCVIDFFNSGTKIAMKSIKSNRSILQKIYIPRYIFAIGGICSEFLNFLMSLIVMIAIMIVTGAPFYLMSLLAIIPIATLVILITGVGLMLAIVCTKFTDIEYLYKIFTSLLVYACAIFYPMDIVPQPIRGYMELNPVYGIIAQFREFVMYGRFPSQTIMLTTIAFSIIIFIIGVIVFVKYQNKITLEL
- a CDS encoding TIGR04083 family peptide-modifying radical SAM enzyme; the protein is MTFHVMIIPTLGCPSNCSYCWGSEENAELMDIDVINQIVKWLANFRDEPVHFTFHGGEPLLAGYEFYEKALPMLNDATTHETEGFSLQSNLWLLDEDMAKLFSKYNIAVSTSIDGPKEINDFQRGEGYFDKTMKAVKLATDNGIQINFVCTFTSYSKEFSDEIYDFFKQNGLNLKIHAALPSLRGDNADPWALPQDEHGKLLIDWLDKYLYDLDKFVIMDLDHIAKSTLRRVGTLCTFNDCMGTTLAVGHDGSIYPCYRFVGMDEYIMGNVYDEPSMEELEKSDAWEKLMEFKSFVDEDCADCRFIKFCRGGCPYNGIVATQSPRAVDPQCEAYKMIFGEVSRRANKDFKKNAMAAFGGAPRVRKEGEPFSIMDLMTKL